The Carassius carassius chromosome 9, fCarCar2.1, whole genome shotgun sequence genome includes a region encoding these proteins:
- the LOC132149463 gene encoding kinetochore-associated protein DSN1 homolog isoform X2 gives MKVGGAHLILRAVFFLKKMAELQSEGLETFDASNISVTRVSEVSHGVKRPHDSNHISGPPQKSPAPETMQHLGEEEDQPEDSKMSSVEDGMRESVTVTAPERSPRSRRKSWRRSSRGRRSLPALSSSSQPLCETISLSLPDNERLEMLIKAAMQRTVKRAKNSLNTVPGVDAETLQAQVESLYEEWDSLAKDIRGETQNSLPAVESDPVVNETTARIQEDINRLQAESMSWESLLNKHRSKADDLDKCVEWGEEKGVPLDPSCFVKSSQSQLILNKPDYKAVLMGQQKLLRKMELVMDSQCCIMRELLSFHEKSQLLLKETSTRLASRAGFQNFPSSPVRQLLKGPTSSVSS, from the exons GTTTGACGCCAGCAACATCAGTGTTACCAGG GTCTCAGAAGTGTCTCATGGAGTCAAGCGGCCTCATGATAGTAACCACATCTCAGGTCCTCCTCAGAAATCACCTGCTCCTGAAACAATGCAGCACTTAGGAGAGGAGGAGGACCAGCCGGAGGACTCAAAGATGAGCTCTGTTGAGGACGGGATGAGGGAAAGTGTGACCGTCACCGCTCCAGAACGAAGCCCTCGCTCCCGGAGGAAGTCCTGGAGGAGATCGTCCCGAGGCAGACGCTCTCTGCCGGCCTTGTCCAGCTCCTCGCAGC CACTGTGTGAGACCATCAGTCTGTCTTTACCTGATAATGAGAGGCTGGAGATGCTAATTAAAGCTGCTATGCAG AGGACAGTGAAGAGGGCCAAAAATAGTCTGAACACTGTTCCTGGGGTTGATGCAGAGACACTGCAGGCTCAAG TTGAATCTCTGTATGAAGAGTGGGACAGTCTAGCTAAAGACATTAGAGGAGAAACTCAGAATTCACTTCCAGCTGTTGAGAG TGACCCTGTTGTTAACGAGACCACTGCACGCATTCAGGAGGACATTAACAG GTTACAGGCTGAAAGTATGTCATGGGAGTCACTATTGAACAAACACCGGAGCAAAGCTGACGATCTAGACAA ATGTGTGGAGTGGGGTGAAGAGAAGGGGGTGCCACTAGACCCATCATGCTTTGTCAAGTCCTCACAGAGTCAGCTCATTCTGAACAAACCTGACTATAAGGCTGTGCTCATGGGACAGCAAAAACTGCTCAGAAAGATGGAGCTAGTG ATGGACTCCCAGTGTTGTATAATGAGGGAACTGCTGTCTTTCCATGAAAAATCCCAGCTGCTGCTAAAGGAGACCAGCACCAGACTAG CTTCCAGGGCTGGATTTCAGAATTTCCCTTCATCTCCAGTCAGACAGCTGCTAAAAGGACCCACATCTAGTGTTTCCTCTTAA